A single region of the Gopherus evgoodei ecotype Sinaloan lineage chromosome 3, rGopEvg1_v1.p, whole genome shotgun sequence genome encodes:
- the TBCE gene encoding tubulin-specific chaperone E isoform X6 has protein sequence MTSSVPSDVVGRRILCDTEYATVRYAGSVPPTTGLWLGVEWDNPQRGKHNGNHEGVQYFKCDHPTGGSFIRPNKANFGVDFLIAVKNRYGLNVEQDVERETENALVIGKKTVELVGFDSVIEQQSQLNKLVDISVRECAVSHAGQKEEISRTCPNIRSINLSKNLLPSWEKVTDIACQVQNLESLDLSENKIKFPSDSASITCTLSKLRVLALNRTGITWAEVLLCAPGWPALEELYLASNDITVLERPINVLQTLKLLDLSNNQLIDGSQLHLIAYLPRLEQLILSNTGISSIHFPDVGFGCKTKMFPLLQRLVVDDNKILQWSFINELDKLQCLQSLHCQNNPLMGTEKNPETVRQLIIAKIGQLKFLNKSEIFPDERKGAELDYRKMFGNDWIMAGGNQNPDKNRPNEEFLAAHPRYQLLCLRDVSVRT, from the exons ATGACTAGTAGTGTGCCTTCTGATGTGGTTGGTCGAAGAATCCTGTGTGATACAGAATATGCAACTGTGCGGTATGCTGGTAGTGTTCCTCCCACAACAG gactTTGGCTTGGAGTAGAATGGGACAATCCTCAAAGAGGAAAGCATAATGGCAACCATGAAGGAGTACAGTATTTTAAATGCGA TCACCCTACAGGAGGATCCTTTATCCGTCCAAACAAGGCAAATTTTGGTGTGGATTTTCTTATTGCAGTAAAGAACCGCTATGGATTGAATGTTGAACAAGATGTTGAACGTGAGACAGAGAATGCATTAGTCATTGGAAAGAAGACTGTGGAACTTGTTGGTTTTGATTCTGTTATAGAACAACAAAG TCAACTGAACAAATTGGTAGACATCTCAGTGAGAGAATGTGCAGTGAGCCATGCTGGTCAGAAAGAGGAAATCAGCAGAACGTGTCCTA ATATCAGGAGTATAAATCTATCAAAAAATCTGTTGCCATCCTGGGAGAAAGTTACAGATATTGCTTGTCAAGTTCAGAATCTGGAAAGTCTTGACCTCAG TGAAAACAAGATTAAATTTCCATCTGATTCTGCTTCTATAACCTGTACACTTAGTAAATTGAGGGTTCTGGCACTTAATCGAACTGGAATAACATGGGCAGAG GTTCTTCTCTGTGCTCCAGGGTGGCCAGCACTTGAAGAATTGTACCTTGCTTCTAATGATATTACAGTTTTAGAAAG ACCCATTAATGTTCTACAGACCTTGAAATTGTTAGACCTTTCAAACAACCAATTAATTGATGGAAGTCAACTGCATCTAATAGCATATCTCCCCAG ATTAGAACAACTAATTCTTTCAAACACTGGAATTTCTTCTATACACTTTCCTGATGTTGGATTTG GATGCAAGACTAAAATGTTTCCTTTATTACAACGTCTTGTAGTAGATGACAATAAAATATTGCAA TGGTCATTTATCAATGAGCTTGATAAGCTACAATGTTTGCAGTCACTGCACTGTCAGAATAATCCTTTGATGGGCACAGAGAAGAACCCAGAGACAGTCAGGCAGCTTATCATTGCCAAAATAGGCCAATTAAAGTTTCTGAACAAATCTGAG ATCTTTCCTGATGAAAGAAAGGGAGCAGAGCTTGACTATCGCAAAATGTTTGGCAATGACTGGATAATGGCTGGTGGGAATCAGAATCCAGACAAAAACAGACCAAATGAGGAATTTCTTGCTGCTCATCCTAGGTACCAGTTACTCTGCCTTA GGGATGTCTCAGTAAGAACATGA